CAACTCCCTGCATAAAAAGACTCTCATCATCTCTCCTCTGGCTTTTTTGCTAATTgtgttaaatctgtgtcccctagataCTGACCCTGCTGTCAGTAGAAATCGTTTCTCTCTATCCgatccatcaaaacccttcctgattttgaactgcTCCATTAAATTCCCTCTTAACCTACTTTGCtccgaggagaacaatcccagtttctccggtCTCTTCACCTCAgtgaatccctcatccctggtaccattcgagtaaatctcttctgcatcctctcgaatgccatgacatccttcctaaagtgggctaCCCAGGGTGGGGGAGGCCAGAACTGGGGCATAACTTTAAAATGAGAGCTGGGCCGTtcgggagtgatgtcaggaagcacttcttcacacaaagggtagggcAAATGTGGAACTCCCTCTctcccaaaaaagctgttgagactggggcgggggagagggggtcAAATGATAATTGAGAGTGAGAGGGTTTTGTTGGTAAAGGTATTAAGAGCCATGGAATCAAGACAGGTCGATGGAGATACAGATCAACGATAATCTAATTGAACAGAGTAGGCTCAAACCCTCTGAATGGCCTCTCCCTGTTACCTAATGTGCATCATTAGACTGAACGCTGCTCCGTTCTCTACACAGAAAATCCAACCAAGGCCGAAAGCTCAGACATCGCCGCCGCCATCCCGAATGCCGCGGGTTCGAGCTACAGCCTCTCCGACCTCGAATGCGTCATCTGCTTCTGTCCGTACGACAACGTCTTCAAGCTGCCGAAGCTGCTGGGCTGCGAGCACACCTTCTGCCTCGAGTGCCTGGCCCGGATCAATGTGTCCTCGGAGAACGTGACCTCCGTCAGCTGCCCCGTGTGCCGGCACGCCACGCCAATTCCCTCCGGCAAGGGGCTACCGGCCTTGGGCAACAATCAGGCGGTCCTGTCCCGCCTGTCCTCTGGCATGCAGAGCGTCCATTCAATCCGCTTCAGCCGCGACAAGGGGAAACTCTACACCAAGCCCCCGGAGCCCGGTTCTCTCCTCAAGCCCACCCACATCAGCAGTGTCAGCATGAGCCTGGATGTAGGTCAGCCAGCACCTCGCAGCACAGGCTCCATGCCAGCGCACCTGATATGGGCACCCATCCGCTCAAGCTGGTGTTACTACATGGCCATCGCTTTCGTGGTGCTATTCACCATCGCCCTTGTGTTGTCGGGAATCTTTCTTTTCATTATCGTGCCAACCCGTGCACAAAGCACCAATTTCAATGGGAGAAACTCAACAGCAGAGCTCGGGGGGCAAACTCCATAACCCATTGTGGCTCCTTGCCTCTGCATCCTGAAGGATGAATGATCCAGTGCCAATGACTCACTTATAAATAAAGCCCATTGCCTCGGCTGCATTCTGGCTTCCTCACTTTTGTTCTGATATTGCCTTAATCCTGTTCTAGCATTTCTGGACTCCAGTGATCGTTTTTGTAAAGTCAATGCCAGCCACAGCTTGAGCAGCCATAGATCTCCAATATCCTGCTTGGAGTCCATTTCTGCAGCTTCATGCGCCTGGCACTGAGGAGCAATCACAGACGTCCTTCACCGTctgccaacaacaacttgcacttatgtaACACCTAACAAAATGACCCAGGACACGTCACAGGTGTGAGTATCAGGTGTGACAAAGAGCCACGTAAAGAGCCTCTAgggacatgtgaccaaaagcttgtccaaAGTAATAAGCTTTGCGGAACAACTTAAAGCAGGAGAAAGGGCTGGAGAGGATTAGGGAGAtagttccagaggttagggcctaggcagctgaaggcacggccgccaatggtggggcaatgcaAATTGCAAGAAGCCAGAGTtggctggaagaggttgcagatatgtggagggacaaggccatggagggattaaaacaaggatgagaattttgaaataagGGCATTGCCACACCAGGAAccgatgtaggtcagcaagtacagggatGATGAGCAAACGGGATTAAAATGAGTTAAGATAAGGGcggcagtgttttggatgagctcaagtttatggaggatggaagctgGGATTCTGGGCAGGAAAGCATTGAAATAGACAAGTCTGGAGGTAACGTCAGTCATGGATGTGGGTTTCAGGGGCAGGTGGGCTAAGGCGGGGTGGACACGGCTGATGTTACGGAGCTGGAAGTAGGTGGTTTCGGTGATAGAGAGGATATGGGGTCTGGAAGCTGAACTGAGATCTAGGCAAGTGCATGGAAATCAGATCACTATATTGACTGCCCAGCTGCTTTAGAAACTGCAACCGCGAAACCAAAGACATGAATCAAGACTCAGTGCGGACAGGATGTCAACAGGAGCTGGTTTCTGGCCacgtacttagtttagtttagtttagtttagtgactgaaacaggcccttcggcccaccgagtctgtgccgaccatcaaccacccatttttatactaatcctacactaattccatattcctaccacatccccacctgtccctatatttccctaccacctacctatactagaggcaatttataatggccaatttacctatcaacctgcaagtctttggcatttgggaggaaactggagggagcacccggaggaaacccacgcagacacagggagaacttgcaaactccacacagacagtacccggaattgaacccgggtcgctggagctgtgaggctgcagtgctaaccactgcgccgctcagACACACGGCATCTTCAACTTCCATGCACCTCCCCCGCACAGGGATCGCTCGGAATCTTTGTCACCAGACGTCTTCCCATGACCTCCTGCTACATAATGACTCTTGTGTGACTCTGTCCAAGGACATTAGATTTTATTCATGTGTTTGAACAGGATAATTTCCTCCTGCTTCAGGTTCCAGGTGTCAAAAGACCTATAGGTTTTGACTCCACATTCTTAATGGACACCCCCTGAATCCAGACTTATAAATTCTCCTGGGATCTTGTACATCAGCTTGGGAATGCGGTAACTTACAAATATATTAACCCAGTATAGACTCAATAGAATGCTTCCATCGATTATCGCCCACTCTAGCTGGACTCGATTTGTTCTTTATATGTACATCACTGTTATGCTGTCTAAAATGATTGTGGTGAGAGGGGGCAACAATGAGGAACTGAGCCATTCAGAAACAGGAAGGTTTGTAAGGCTGTGCTGACTTTGCTAATCTCAGCCTGGACAACTGATGCTGGGCAAATCAATTGGTCTTTGTATGCCTTGGGTTAGGTAAGGgaagaatcagtcagggttcccgCTCCTGATCTCAGCCGAGTGACTATGTGTCGATGTTTTGTAAGGGGATATTCCCACACCCATCCCCAGTCACCAATCAGTCGGCCAGACTCGcttcggggtgggggaggggggaggaccaaAGGGTGTCAGGAGCCCGTGGAAATGTACCTCAGCAAAGAGTGAGGGCAGGAGAATGTCCCTGGCTTAGTCTGAGATTATAAGTGGCTATCGGAAATGGTTATCTGACATTTTATAAAAAATGATGCAGGAGTGTGGTGGAAACATACAGAAAAGCATGAGCCTACCCACCCTCAGCATCGGGTCCCCCTAACGCTGGGTGAGGTCCGCCAATGCCTCAGGTGAGGTTCATCTAGTACTCACGCAAGGTACGCACGGTCCCATAACAAGGTACACCCAGCCCTTAATGGAGTGCTTCTGGCCCATGACGTATACCTGGCCCCAGGCTAGCTACACCCATCCCATAGCGAAGTATAGCCTGCTCTAGGCAAGGTGCACCCAACCCTCTTAGTTTGTTGTTTGGCCATTGAGTACACATTATATGTTGCATACAACACAAAACTTCTTGATATATATACTTATTGATGATGTTTTATTTTGCTGATATTTTTAATTTGAACTGTATTAAAGATGGAGGTACTTCAAAACTCACTGCTGTGCCTtgtcagtctcctctctccacgagGAACTGGCTTTCTTCTTAAAATCAGCCATTGATGATCTAGATATTAAATGAAGTCTGATTCACCACAAACTTGGTACAATTCGTCTGTAATTATATGCTCTGTGAGTCAACACAGACCTTTAAAAGACCAGTGTAAATCTCCCTTCATGGTCGCTGCATCAAAGTGCTGGATTCCCCCCCCCTGTCTAATCACCTTCATCatgtgggctgcagcagttcaagaaggcagcccaccaccacattCTGaatgggcaatcagggatgggcaataaatgctagcaatgcccacatcctgcaaATGAATTTTTTAAGAAACGTACTGCCCGATATGCGGCTGAGCCATAGCAGAGAGGAGCTCTGAGGTCAGCTGGAGTGGTCCAGGGGCTACAACTGGTCTCATGTTTGGCTGCGTGTTCTCAACAGCCTCACGGCCAGATGTAGGGCTGCCAAGCCACCAGGATTGGCACTGGAGTCTCTGCGAATTAACAATTAATCTCCAAGGCACTGCTGTGCGCAGCATCTTTGGGGAAAATCATTGGAGGCATTTAAAAAAAGGCATGTGATTGTCTTATTTTCTTTAATCACTTCTGTTTattggcagcatttattgtccatccctaattgcctttgagaaggtggtggtgagtggccttcttgaactgctgcagtccttggggtgtaggtacacccacagtgctgttagggagggagttccaggattttgacccagcgacagtgaaggaacggcgatatagttccagagcctaggtcgatgccgggtgctccGTACGGTTTCGttccttttcttagattttgtttcGGTTtaatacaaccgagtggcttgctagaccatttcagagggtatttaggaGTCAATCACATCATGTTCTCAAGGACATTAAACCTGTAATTAGCGGGCGATATTATTCTGACAAGATTCGAACAACACAGATCCTCAGGTGTTCTTTATCTAAACCAATCTGAGTCCCTGAGAGCAGACACTGATAGGCTAAgtgctttattttatttattcatgcTCAGGTTTAGAGCATCGCTGACatgactggcatttattgcccctgAGTAGCAGTTTGATAtgaatgagtgacttgctcggcagttaagagtcaaccacactggggTGGGATGGAGTCACGTATCGGCCAGACTGGGTCAGGACATTTGTGAACAAGTTGAGATTTTAAGACAATTCTAATACTTGAAGTTATAGACTTAAAAAGGGAACATTTTgcaagggctatggggaaacagcagggtgGTGGGATGAATGGAATAGCTCTTTCAGAGGGCCAGAATGGGCTGGAAAGGGCAAATGGCCCAATTCGGAGCTCTATGCTTCAATGAATCTAGcaatttcatggtcactttttactgataccagcattttatttccaaattatttttaaaaaaactgaagttAAACTATCCAGCCAGTTGGCATTTCACCGCGCGTTCTCTGAATTCTTTCAGTAACATAACCAACCCACACAATACGACCATCCCGAGGGTGAAACTGTGTTGGACGCTCTGCTGTTCTCTAGTTCTCTCTTAGTTGACCGCCAGTGGCAACTGGAACGATCAGATCTGCCTGACTACAATGGTAATTGGCTTGCTTTGCTTCCAGAAAGTTAACAAGAAGCCGTTCAGCAGGATGTTGTTCATTCCATTGAAGCCACAGAGTGAGTCAGTGATCTGGTATCAATGACAATGTGGTGCTTCCTCATAAATATAAAGAGCTGAGAGGATGTCATGGCTGCAGAGAGCAAGTCACTATCCTCATAACACCAGGTGCACTCACCTCTGCTTCTGTACCCTTCAAAAACCGAGGCGCAGAATGTGTTGGAGCGGGGAACCCTCAGCTAGACGATGTTCACTCATCCTTTCaccggaagtgtgagctgataacagtgcAGTGAGAGCAATAGGGCAGCTGGaaccttggtgaacaatgggatCAACAGTCTACCTCTTTAATCAATGAGAATAAAGgattgagaaagagacagaggaacaacggagaaggaaatagagtgaattagagtcaaatcatagaatggttacagcacagaaggaggccattcagcccatcgtgtccaagtgaactctctgcaagagcaactcacccagtcccactcccctgccttgttcccgtagccctgcaaatatttctcttcagataactgtccaattctcttctaaagcctcgattgaacccacctccaccagactctcagtcggtgcattccggatcctaatcacttgctgccgtaaaaatagtttttcctcatgttgcttcttttgccattcagttAAGTCGGTGCGCTCTggctctcaatccttccaccaacgggaacaatttctccctatccacactgtccagatccctcatgattttgaacacctctatcaaatctcctctgaatcttCTCTTCTCaaagaacaggcccagcttctccaatctatccacgtaactgaagttcctcatccctggaaccattctcgtgaatcttttctgcaccctttcttttgccttcagatccttcctaaagtgcggtgtccaAGACTGGGCACAATACCCTagttaaggccaaaccagtgttttattcagGTTGATCATAAtttcctagcttttgtactctatgcccctgtttctaaagcccaggatcctgtatgcttttgaGCCACTTTCAACTGCCCTGCCTGAATGATCTgtgcacaggtccctctgctcctccaccccttttagaattgtaccctttaatttatattgtcgctcctcattcttcctactaaaatgaaatcaggtacagagagagaagtggagagagggaaagattggattaagatcgagagagaagagacagaaaggaaaagtaaggaaAAACTTAACTTAACTTTTCAAAATCTCTCacaacaatttactacctgcaggaatgagactccacagtttaatCTGTTCTCTTTCTGCGCCAGTGAGGTAAGGGGTATTGCACATAAAACTAATTATAAAGGTACTTAAGCAGTTATTTTCCATCCTGAACTTTCAGCAgccagtttaatgggcaattaatgaccAAATGCAACAACTCTTGAAACTCGTGCGGCGTTTGAGGGCAAGCTGTCGTTTTTGAGGTTAACGGCAGAATGGTGCAAGTAATCCGGCAACTTGTGCCTATTCGCAATTCACCAGGTACCTGTTCCTTGTCACCAGTTGCTGAACATTTTACACACTAGTAACCCCGAGCATCATTCAGCTATTTTGCCAGAAAATTTGTGCCTAACTCAATTCACAACTCTCAACGCCTACAAGGTTACCAAATCTACCACCCCTTCACCCGCTTCACCACCCCACCACACACAtccccccacaaccccacccctTGCCCGAGAGGTCTGCAACACCAACACTAGTAGTTCTGATCTACCAGGCAATAGCCTGGAAGGCAGGCGTTAGAACGTGTCATCTTATCACATGCTGTGGTTGGCCACAATCAGGAGGGAAAGCTAACCCCTTTGTGGACCCCCCTCCCAGGTTGTCATGCAGGTCGGAATTCTCTGCTTCTGCGCTCCCAGTTGAACAGGTGGAAAAGCCCCCAAAACTGAGAGCCCACAGAAAGGGAAAATCCTAGTCCCCATTCCCTGTGgctgtgaaatgctgccttgattcaaTGTTCTTTTCTCCTTCCAGTAAAAGAATCCCAACAAGGTTATCCCAGTTACTTCACAGCAAGTGAACCAACTTAATGGCACAGGTCATCCAGTTAGTACATTGATACATATTGAtacataagagcaggaaggttatgatggaactatataaaacgctagttacaccacagttggagtactgtgtacagttctgggcaccacactatagggaggatgtgattgcactggcaagggtgcagaggagattcaccaggatattgcctgggctggagaatttcagctatgaagagagactggatagtttagggttgttttccttagagcagagaaggctgaggggggacctgactgaggtgtacaaaattatgaggggcatagatagggtagataggaagaaactttttcccttagcggaggtgtcaataaccagggggcatagatttaaggtaaggggcaggaggtttagaggggatttgaggaaacatttttttcacccagagggtgattggaatctggaacatactgcctcagGGGgccgtagaggcaggaaccctcacaacatttaagaagtatttagatgagcatttgaaatgccatagcatacaaggctacaggccaagtgctagaaaatgggattagaatagataggtgcttgatggccggcacggacacggtgggctgaagtgcctgtttctgtgctgcataactctatattcccctactcctcctcctattttacTTCTGAGCTCTGAATCGGTTCCACCTCATCACAGTGCTCGGTAGTAGACTCTTTGACTATGGGAGGCAGCGGAGCCCAGAACCTGCCTTTGCCTCACCCATCATACATGCTTCCCAACAGGAGTCCCAGGAGAGAGGTCAAGAATGGGAAGGCTGATTTCTTGCTGCTTCGGGCCACACTTCTCTGAAAACACCCGATCTCGTCTTATCCCGGGAACTAAACAGTCAGACCTGTTTAGTAATTGGATAGGATTACCAGGTGCAGGAGACAAATATTTACATTGCTATAGTGCCTAATGTAACCTCAGGATGGCCCAAAACTTGTCACAGCCacaaagtacatttgaagtgtattcAGTGCTGTAACGTAGAAAACGCAGCAGTTAACTTACACACAGCAAACCTCCACAAACAGGCAATGTGACCAGCTAATAGGCTGATGAAATTGTTTAAAGGTCGAATAATGAGCAGGACACTCTTCTTCCAGGAATGCCGGGGGATACGCTACGTTCACCTGAGGAGGCAGACAGGACTTTGGTTTCAATGACTCACCCAattaggtgtgcaagattatggcaggtttagataaggtggacaaatAAATACTGTTCCGATTAGCTGATCGTGCAAATagtagtggacacagatttaaggtagcgggcaggggatgcaagggggaaatgtgaggaagaactttttctttACGCAGGAaggggtaatgacttggaactcactgcccacaaggatggtggaagtagagacgattaatgatttgaaaaggaaatttgataggcacttgggggaaataaacttgcagggctatggggatcgagcaggagaatgagactgactgcattgctctacagagagccaacatagactcgatgggccaaatggcctccttctgtgccgcagtgACTCtatgaaagacaacacctctgacagtgcagcactccctcagtactgcactgtagtgccAGCTGGAatcttatgctcaagtctctggagggggtCTCAAATCCACAGCTTTCTGACTTGAGAGGCATAGATGCCAAGTGTGCcacaaggggtggcacagtggctagcaccacagcctcacagctccagagacccgggttcagttctgggtgctgcctgtgcgaagtttgcaagttctccctgtgacctggtgggtttctcccacatgccaaagacttgcaggttgataggtaaattggccattgtaaaaaattgcccctagtgtatgtaggcggtaggagaattgagggaaggtggggatgtgagagggaaaataggattaatgtaggattagtataaatgggaggttgatggccagcgcagactcagtgggccaaaggacctgttttggtgctgtatctctctatgacatctaAGTTTTTCTTAGCCAGTGGTTGGAAATCCAGCAGAGTTCACAAACACCTATTCAAATCCTGCCAGCTAGGGACGTGGCTGTGTAGTCCCGTCTAGGGAGGTCTGCTTGTGATAATTTTGCCTCTGTGCTAACCCCAAGTAATTAGTTACACCACACATTAGACCAAGCGATGGGAGATGGGATATTCTGGCTGTGTATGACCTGGTACTGCACTACCGCACGTACTGAGGTCTACTGGAGAAGATGAGGTTGTTCTCCTAAGAGCAGAGATTAAGGGCTTTGATAGAGGATAGAGTgaaaaaggagaaactgtttcccctgccagaaggggcagtaaccagggggcaaagatttaagaaaAATGGCAAAAAAAAAGAGGGAGGCCAATGAGAATATCTTTCTCACACTGAGTTGATCTGGAGTACACTGCTGGGAAGAGCAGTGGCAGCAGATTCAGTAATTTGCAAAAAGAAATGAAAGACATTTTTAGTTGAAAAGAAAgtcagttgcagggctatggggaaagagcaagggtgtggggctaattggatagctctaagaGCTGGGACAGGtagaatgggccaaatggtctcttccTGTGGTGTATCAGTCTATAATTCTACCCACCCAAACCTTTGGTTGAGGGATCACTACAGAGTGATGGGACATGGGTTTCAAAAAAAAAAACTGTGATTTTCCAGCATTCAACAAGTGCAGGCCAGGCAGAGCAATTAGCGTCCCCAGTACAGTACCaggccatacacaactggaagaccCTACCTTCcatttcttggttcattgctgtgtAGCCGGTCAGTTGGGACCAGCACTGAGCCAAACTTATATTAGACAAACCTCTTTAGACAGGATTACACAACCTGACCACCAGATAAGAGAAACCTGACCGTTTCTCagttgccacactctctccccgagTCGTGTACCGTAGCCAGTAGATTTCCACTCGTCCAATACGAGACAGATCCCTGGCAATACAAAGGGAGGGTTGCACAAGAACAGCAATGACAAGGAATCAAAAGGCATCCAGGCTGTGCTGTGGTTTCACTGGTATGCAACGTGTTTAAAGATATAAATCTCCATTCACATGCACTGTGCCCCTCCTTTCAAAAATGACAGAACCAAACAAGCTGCATTCCGGGCACGCAGAAAAATACTTTGTAAACTGGTGAAAAACTGATGAGAATAGGAGAGTCTTCAGACCAAGGATAATAAATGTCTGGAATATCAACATTCTGGCTCCTCCACTGGAAGTGCCTTGCTAATCGGGGGCTAGGCTGACCAAAGAGTTCATCCAgggggttaaaaaaaaaaaatcttgcttcTCTTTCCTAAAAGCAATCAGTTATATAAGA
The nucleotide sequence above comes from Heterodontus francisci isolate sHetFra1 chromosome 29, sHetFra1.hap1, whole genome shotgun sequence. Encoded proteins:
- the LOC137345980 gene encoding RING finger protein 225-like, producing the protein MENNSTSDSSELQTENPTKAESSDIAAAIPNAAGSSYSLSDLECVICFCPYDNVFKLPKLLGCEHTFCLECLARINVSSENVTSVSCPVCRHATPIPSGKGLPALGNNQAVLSRLSSGMQSVHSIRFSRDKGKLYTKPPEPGSLLKPTHISSVSMSLDVGQPAPRSTGSMPAHLIWAPIRSSWCYYMAIAFVVLFTIALVLSGIFLFIIVPTRAQSTNFNGRNSTAELGGQTP